A window from Sphingobium sp. EM0848 encodes these proteins:
- a CDS encoding ABC-F family ATP-binding cassette domain-containing protein, with translation MPVPSIIVSHLSWSAPDGSSVLSDLDFRFTTERIGLVGRNGVGKSTLLALIAGTKTPGSGRIQVDGSVATLRQTVQVTPDESIADLFGVREGLALLDKAERGTASMAELEACDWLLPSRIEESLAQVGLTADLQTPLIALSGGQRSRAALAGAIFARPDFLLLDEPTNNLDAEGRAALLTLLGQWKAGAIVVSHDRALLEEMEAIAELTTLGITRYGGNWTAYRERKAIELAAAGQELEQAERRMKDMARRTQIATERKQRRDAAGARKGAKGDMPRILIGLRKNRAEGSGGDAARLAERLHREAEEAAQAARSRIEVVESLTVALPPTGVQADRPIVRLDDVTAGYAPEAPVLRGFSLRVTGPERIAITGPNGAGKSTLLKLIAGQLPPLSGTVRLSVDCALLDQRVSLLDPHRSIADNFARLHPAVTDNAVRAALARFRFRADLALQRVGTLSGGQLLRAGLACVLGGDTLPPLLMLDEPTNHLDLDSITAIERGLAAFDGALIVTSHDRAFLEAIGIGRRVGL, from the coding sequence ATGCCCGTGCCCTCGATCATCGTTTCTCATCTCAGCTGGTCCGCGCCTGACGGATCATCCGTCCTTTCGGACCTCGATTTTCGCTTCACCACCGAACGAATCGGCCTTGTCGGACGCAATGGCGTCGGCAAGTCGACCCTGCTCGCGCTGATCGCCGGAACAAAAACGCCCGGCAGCGGCAGGATTCAGGTCGACGGCAGCGTGGCGACCCTGCGGCAGACGGTGCAGGTCACGCCGGATGAAAGCATCGCCGACCTGTTCGGCGTGCGCGAGGGGCTGGCCCTGCTCGACAAGGCGGAAAGGGGCACAGCCAGCATGGCGGAACTGGAAGCGTGCGACTGGCTCCTGCCCAGCCGGATCGAGGAAAGCCTGGCGCAGGTTGGACTGACGGCAGACCTTCAAACACCCCTGATCGCGCTGTCCGGCGGCCAGCGCAGCCGCGCCGCGCTCGCTGGAGCGATCTTCGCCCGGCCCGACTTCCTTTTGCTGGATGAGCCGACCAACAATCTGGATGCGGAAGGGCGCGCCGCCCTGCTGACCCTGCTGGGCCAGTGGAAGGCGGGCGCGATCGTCGTCAGCCATGACCGCGCGTTGCTGGAGGAGATGGAGGCGATTGCCGAGCTGACGACCCTTGGGATCACCCGCTATGGCGGCAACTGGACGGCTTATCGCGAGCGCAAGGCCATCGAACTGGCGGCCGCCGGACAGGAGCTCGAACAGGCCGAGCGGCGCATGAAGGACATGGCCCGCCGAACCCAGATCGCGACCGAACGCAAGCAACGCCGCGACGCTGCTGGGGCGCGCAAGGGCGCAAAGGGCGACATGCCGCGCATCCTGATCGGCCTGCGCAAGAACCGGGCGGAAGGGTCCGGCGGCGACGCCGCGCGACTGGCCGAGAGGCTCCACCGCGAAGCCGAAGAAGCGGCGCAGGCGGCGCGCAGCCGCATCGAGGTCGTCGAGAGCCTGACCGTCGCGCTGCCCCCGACCGGCGTTCAGGCCGACCGGCCGATTGTCCGGCTGGACGATGTGACGGCGGGCTATGCGCCCGAAGCGCCGGTGCTGCGTGGTTTCAGTCTGCGCGTGACGGGGCCGGAACGGATCGCGATAACCGGCCCCAATGGCGCGGGCAAATCGACGCTGCTGAAGCTGATCGCGGGCCAGTTGCCGCCCCTTTCCGGTACGGTGCGGCTATCGGTCGACTGCGCCCTGCTCGATCAGCGCGTCAGCCTGCTCGACCCGCATCGCAGCATTGCCGACAATTTCGCCCGGCTGCATCCGGCGGTAACGGATAATGCGGTGCGCGCGGCGCTGGCCCGCTTTCGCTTTCGCGCCGATCTGGCGTTACAACGTGTGGGGACGCTGAGCGGCGGGCAACTGCTGCGCGCAGGTCTCGCCTGCGTGCTGGGTGGAGATACGCTGCCGCCGCTGCTGATGCTGGACGAGCCGACCAACCATCTCGACCTCGACTCCATAACCGCCATCGAGCGTGGGCTGGCCGCCTTCGACGGCGCGTTGATCGTCACCAGCCATGACAGGGCCTTTCTCGAAGCGATCGGCATCGGCCGGCGGGTCGGGCTTTAG
- a CDS encoding DHA2 family efflux MFS transporter permease subunit → MSRPAETFSLLAPRHRLLAGLTLALSNFMVVLDLTIANVSVPHIAGNLGISADQGTWIITSYAVAEAICVPLTGWLAQRFGAVRLFTLGMVGFGLFSLLCGLSMSLGMLVVCRIGQGLCGGPLMPMSQTLLMRIYPPEQRGRVMGLWAMTTLLGPALGPIVGGYISDNWSWHWIFFINLPIAVLCVFSALVLLRPVETERVKLPIDYVGLVLLIFWIGCLQVMLDIGRDRDWFGDPLIVVLAVLAAVGFCVFLIWELTEEHPVVDLRVFRHVGFTSGVFTLALCFGAYFASIVIIPQWLQMSMGYTAAWSGYATAMTAMTALFVAPIAGRLVTKVDVRIMISCAVAWIGLMTLWRAQWTTDADFWTIALPQFVQGFGMPFFMIPLTTLTLGSVRPEETASAAGMQNFLRTLAIAISTSIVLTGWSDGQRVSRNEMVGTLNSDGTISVLTGRGFSQDQARQVVANLVDAQSLVVSMNHVFYMAAVVLFVAAALVWLAPRPTGKVDTSAAH, encoded by the coding sequence GTGAGCCGTCCGGCAGAGACATTCTCGCTCCTGGCGCCCCGTCATCGCCTGTTGGCGGGGCTGACGCTGGCGCTCAGCAATTTCATGGTCGTGCTCGACCTGACCATCGCCAATGTGTCGGTGCCGCATATCGCCGGCAATCTGGGCATTTCCGCCGATCAGGGCACCTGGATCATCACCAGCTATGCCGTGGCGGAGGCGATCTGCGTGCCGCTGACCGGCTGGCTGGCGCAGCGTTTCGGCGCGGTGCGGCTGTTCACCCTGGGCATGGTCGGCTTCGGCCTGTTCTCGCTGCTGTGCGGCCTGTCGATGAGCCTGGGCATGCTGGTCGTCTGCCGCATCGGCCAGGGTCTGTGCGGCGGGCCGCTGATGCCCATGTCGCAAACGCTGTTGATGCGGATCTATCCGCCGGAACAGCGCGGGCGCGTCATGGGGCTTTGGGCGATGACGACGCTGCTGGGTCCGGCGCTGGGGCCGATCGTCGGCGGTTATATCAGCGACAATTGGAGCTGGCACTGGATCTTCTTCATCAACCTGCCGATTGCCGTCCTGTGCGTCTTTTCCGCGCTGGTGCTGCTGCGCCCGGTGGAAACGGAGCGGGTGAAGCTGCCCATCGACTATGTTGGCCTGGTGCTGCTGATCTTCTGGATCGGTTGCCTGCAGGTCATGCTGGATATTGGGCGTGACCGCGACTGGTTCGGCGATCCGCTGATCGTCGTGCTGGCGGTGTTGGCGGCGGTCGGTTTCTGCGTCTTCCTGATCTGGGAACTGACCGAGGAGCACCCCGTCGTCGATCTGCGCGTATTCCGCCATGTGGGCTTCACCTCCGGCGTGTTCACGCTGGCGCTGTGCTTCGGCGCCTATTTCGCCAGTATCGTCATCATTCCGCAATGGTTGCAGATGTCGATGGGCTATACCGCCGCCTGGTCGGGATACGCGACGGCGATGACGGCGATGACGGCGCTGTTCGTGGCGCCCATTGCCGGGCGGCTGGTGACCAAGGTTGATGTGCGCATCATGATTTCGTGCGCCGTGGCCTGGATCGGCCTGATGACGCTGTGGCGGGCGCAGTGGACCACCGATGCCGATTTCTGGACGATTGCGCTGCCGCAATTTGTCCAGGGCTTTGGCATGCCCTTCTTCATGATCCCGCTCACGACGCTGACCCTGGGGTCGGTCCGACCGGAAGAAACGGCCTCTGCCGCGGGCATGCAGAATTTCCTGCGCACGCTGGCCATCGCCATTTCCACCTCGATCGTGCTGACCGGCTGGAGCGATGGGCAGCGCGTCTCACGCAACGAAATGGTCGGTACGCTGAATTCCGATGGAACCATCTCCGTTCTGACGGGCCGGGGCTTCTCGCAGGATCAGGCGCGGCAGGTCGTGGCCAATCTGGTGGATGCGCAGTCGTTGGTGGTGTCGATGAACCATGTCTTCTACATGGCGGCGGTGGTGCTGTTCGTGGCGGCGGCCCTGGTGTGGCTTGCGCCACGTCCGACCGGCAAGGTGGATACGTCTGCGGCGCATTGA
- a CDS encoding EmrA/EmrK family multidrug efflux transporter periplasmic adaptor subunit, whose protein sequence is MADATPEFTAQASKAENADDAAAQRQEIRKKWMVRLTLAVLVIGGAYAIWYLLIGRNHVSTDNAYVNAEVAQVTPLISAQAVEVLVTDTQSVKRGDILVKLDPTNARIAVAQAEADLAEAKRRFRQTVATSGALAAQVDARGADINQARAQLATAQADFDKARIDLKRREALAPNGAVSGEELTSARKGYAAAQAALEQAHAGVATAEATRGAASGQLAANDALVRGSTIDTDPAVLAAKAKLDNARLDLDRSIIRAPIDGVVTRRSVQVGQRVAQGTPIMSIVPLAQVYVDANFKERQLGRVKVGMPATVTSDLYGSGVVYHGKVVGFSGGTGSSMALIPAQNATGNWIKVVQRLPVRIALDPRELAAHPLRVGLSMDAEIDLSAE, encoded by the coding sequence ATGGCTGACGCCACGCCCGAATTCACCGCGCAAGCGAGCAAGGCTGAAAATGCCGACGATGCCGCCGCGCAGCGTCAGGAAATCCGCAAGAAATGGATGGTGCGGCTGACGCTGGCCGTGTTGGTCATCGGCGGGGCTTATGCGATCTGGTATCTGCTCATCGGGCGCAACCATGTCAGCACCGACAATGCCTATGTGAATGCGGAGGTGGCGCAGGTGACGCCGCTGATTTCCGCCCAGGCCGTCGAGGTGCTCGTGACCGACACGCAATCGGTCAAGCGCGGCGACATATTGGTGAAGCTCGATCCGACCAACGCCCGTATCGCGGTGGCGCAGGCGGAGGCCGATCTCGCCGAAGCGAAGCGCAGATTCCGCCAGACCGTCGCGACCAGCGGCGCATTGGCTGCGCAGGTCGACGCCCGTGGCGCCGACATCAATCAGGCGCGCGCCCAGCTGGCGACGGCGCAGGCCGATTTCGACAAGGCCCGCATCGACCTCAAGCGGCGCGAGGCGCTGGCGCCCAACGGCGCGGTTTCGGGCGAGGAGCTGACCAGCGCGCGCAAGGGCTATGCCGCTGCGCAGGCGGCGCTGGAGCAGGCGCACGCCGGAGTGGCGACGGCGGAGGCGACGCGTGGCGCGGCCAGCGGGCAACTCGCCGCCAATGACGCGCTGGTGCGCGGATCGACCATCGACACCGATCCCGCCGTGCTGGCGGCGAAGGCGAAGCTCGACAATGCCCGGCTGGACCTTGACCGTTCGATCATCCGCGCGCCGATCGACGGCGTGGTGACGCGGCGGTCGGTGCAGGTCGGCCAGCGTGTCGCGCAGGGCACGCCGATCATGAGCATCGTGCCGCTCGCCCAGGTCTATGTCGACGCCAATTTCAAGGAACGCCAGCTTGGCCGGGTGAAGGTCGGCATGCCCGCCACCGTCACGTCCGACCTGTATGGCAGCGGCGTCGTCTATCATGGCAAGGTCGTCGGTTTCTCCGGCGGCACGGGGTCTTCCATGGCGCTGATCCCGGCGCAGAACGCGACCGGCAACTGGATCAAGGTGGTGCAGCGCCTGCCGGTTCGCATTGCACTCGACCCCAGGGAACTGGCCGCGCATCCGTTGCGCGTGGGCCTCTCCATGGACGCCGAGATCGACCTTTCCGCCGAATAA
- a CDS encoding efflux transporter outer membrane subunit, giving the protein MPVSRPLSRSAFFRRAGPVALFPLLLPACAAVPDLGPKPVVRAPDTVAAERSLQADAVAQWPSEGWWKAYGDPQLDALIEEGLKGSPDVAAAAARFRQAGAVVQQAGAPLLPSVDLDAKGGATKSSYNMGMPKEFVPKGWLGTGQVALNFGFDLDIWGKNRAALAAVTSEARAAEIDARQARLALATGVADAYADLARLYDERDIQVRALEIRTASQKLVADRRANGLETRGSERRADATVSSAKAQLAGAEQAIAVRQHQIAALIGAGPDRGLAITRPQLSKLGPLGLPGDVTTNLVARRPDIAAALARTEAAAKRIKVARADFFPAIRLSALIGVQSLGYQTLLQGSQFVGGPSSFMDTLFKKDSLFGNAGPAVSLPIFHGGALRGQYRGARATYDEAVASYDKTVLGAYQQVADAVTGRRTLDQRLADARAAMAASEEAYGIARQRYEGGLNTYLDVLNVEDQLLATRQTVSELEASAFTLDIALIRALGGGFADSDPSKDTSHG; this is encoded by the coding sequence ATGCCCGTGAGTCGTCCCTTGAGCCGCTCTGCCTTTTTTCGTCGCGCCGGGCCGGTAGCCCTGTTCCCGTTGTTGCTGCCCGCCTGTGCGGCGGTGCCCGATCTTGGTCCCAAGCCGGTGGTGCGAGCGCCCGACACTGTCGCGGCGGAGCGCAGTCTGCAGGCGGACGCTGTTGCCCAATGGCCGTCCGAAGGCTGGTGGAAGGCCTATGGCGATCCGCAGCTCGATGCGCTGATCGAGGAAGGGCTGAAGGGGTCGCCTGACGTCGCGGCCGCTGCCGCCCGCTTCCGGCAGGCCGGGGCCGTCGTGCAGCAGGCGGGGGCGCCCCTGCTCCCGTCGGTCGATCTGGACGCCAAGGGCGGCGCGACCAAGTCGAGCTATAATATGGGGATGCCCAAGGAATTCGTGCCCAAGGGCTGGCTTGGCACGGGGCAGGTGGCGCTGAATTTCGGGTTCGACCTGGATATCTGGGGCAAGAATCGCGCGGCGCTGGCGGCGGTGACCTCCGAAGCGCGGGCGGCGGAGATCGATGCCCGGCAGGCGCGGTTGGCGCTGGCGACCGGGGTGGCCGATGCCTATGCCGACCTCGCCAGACTCTATGATGAGCGCGATATCCAGGTCCGCGCGCTGGAAATCCGGACCGCCAGCCAGAAGCTGGTGGCCGATCGCCGCGCCAACGGGCTGGAAACGCGCGGCAGCGAGCGGCGGGCCGATGCCACCGTGTCATCCGCCAAGGCGCAGCTCGCCGGTGCCGAACAGGCGATCGCGGTGCGCCAGCATCAGATCGCCGCGCTGATCGGCGCCGGGCCGGATCGCGGCCTTGCCATTACCCGGCCGCAGCTCAGCAAGCTGGGGCCACTGGGCCTGCCCGGCGATGTCACCACCAATCTGGTCGCGCGCCGCCCGGACATCGCCGCGGCGCTCGCCCGGACGGAGGCGGCCGCCAAGCGGATCAAGGTGGCGCGGGCCGATTTCTTCCCTGCGATCCGCCTGAGCGCGTTGATCGGCGTGCAATCGCTGGGGTATCAGACCTTGCTTCAGGGCAGCCAGTTTGTCGGCGGACCCAGTTCCTTTATGGATACGCTGTTCAAGAAGGATTCGTTGTTCGGCAATGCCGGGCCGGCTGTCAGCCTGCCGATCTTCCATGGCGGGGCGCTTCGCGGCCAGTATCGCGGCGCCCGCGCCACCTATGACGAGGCGGTGGCATCCTATGACAAGACCGTGCTCGGCGCCTATCAGCAGGTGGCCGACGCCGTGACCGGACGCCGGACGCTGGATCAGCGGCTGGCCGATGCCCGCGCTGCGATGGCCGCGTCCGAGGAAGCCTATGGCATTGCGCGCCAGCGTTATGAAGGCGGCCTCAACACCTATCTTGACGTGTTGAACGTGGAGGACCAGCTTCTGGCCACCCGCCAGACCGTCTCCGAGTTGGAGGCAAGCGCCTTCACGCTCGACATTGCCCTCATTCGCGCGCTGGGCGGCGGCTTTGCCGACAGCGACCCTTCCAAGGATACCTCCCATGGCTGA
- a CDS encoding TetR/AcrR family transcriptional regulator, translated as MTNCDSTLSRRETRRRERRKAILEVAARSFLNNGYAATTMSSIAAEMGGSKGTLWSYFPSKEALFSAVLDDATTTYRERLAAILDHQGDLDRTLYRLGINLLQKVTSPDAIALNRLVTSEAGRFPEMGAIFYNLAPRHTRMLIAAFLEQAMDRGLLRKADPEQAARTFMTLLLSGCHQLMLMGQISQPTEVQIDADVSFALDCFLRAYAPDDRPA; from the coding sequence ATGACGAACTGCGATTCCACCCTCAGCCGCCGGGAGACGCGCCGCCGCGAGCGGCGCAAGGCGATATTGGAGGTGGCGGCCCGGTCCTTTCTGAACAATGGCTATGCGGCCACGACCATGTCGTCGATTGCGGCGGAGATGGGCGGGTCGAAGGGAACGCTGTGGAGCTATTTCCCGTCCAAGGAAGCGTTGTTCTCCGCCGTTCTGGACGATGCGACGACCACCTATCGCGAGCGTCTGGCGGCGATCCTCGATCACCAGGGCGATCTTGACCGGACGCTGTACCGGCTGGGGATCAACCTGCTGCAGAAGGTGACTTCACCCGATGCTATCGCGCTGAACCGGCTGGTCACGTCGGAAGCGGGGCGTTTCCCCGAAATGGGCGCGATATTCTACAATCTTGCGCCCCGACATACCCGCATGCTGATCGCGGCCTTTCTGGAACAGGCGATGGACCGTGGCCTTCTGCGCAAGGCGGACCCGGAACAGGCGGCGCGTACATTCATGACCCTGCTGCTTTCGGGTTGCCACCAGTTGATGCTGATGGGGCAGATATCCCAGCCCACGGAGGTGCAGATCGACGCCGATGTCAGCTTCGCCCTCGATTGCTTCCTGCGGGCCTATGCGCCGGATGATCGCCCTGCCTGA
- a CDS encoding response regulator transcription factor, with translation MQFWKRDAIRRSRPEPNPNDARTARRLRLLLVDEDATSRAVVARRLSHLGYDVAAAENGFVALTLLVTRPVDIVMIDMGLTLLPAIATMRKIRAAALAENSCFVMIGGRQETVSAVEALAAGADDHVVKPYDFDLLDVRLRHLCARAEQLGALTRHNAELDARIARRALELGETRDALAEMQADRMRLVSSIQALHDEIERLNASRN, from the coding sequence ATGCAATTTTGGAAGCGCGATGCGATTCGCCGGTCCCGGCCGGAGCCAAACCCCAACGACGCCCGGACGGCGCGCAGGCTGCGGCTGTTGCTGGTGGATGAGGACGCAACGTCCCGCGCGGTCGTCGCGCGCCGGCTGTCGCATCTGGGCTATGATGTCGCGGCCGCGGAAAACGGCTTTGTCGCGCTGACCCTGCTGGTGACGCGGCCGGTGGACATCGTGATGATCGACATGGGGCTGACGCTGCTGCCGGCCATTGCAACGATGCGGAAGATCCGCGCGGCGGCTCTGGCGGAAAACAGCTGTTTCGTGATGATCGGCGGCCGACAGGAAACCGTCTCCGCCGTCGAGGCGCTGGCGGCGGGGGCCGACGATCATGTGGTGAAACCCTATGATTTCGACCTGCTCGACGTGCGCCTGCGCCATCTCTGCGCACGAGCGGAGCAATTGGGCGCGCTGACCCGGCACAATGCCGAACTGGACGCGCGCATAGCGCGTCGTGCCCTGGAACTGGGCGAAACGCGCGACGCGCTGGCGGAAATGCAGGCGGACCGGATGCGGCTGGTGTCGTCCATCCAGGCGCTGCATGACGAGATTGAGCGGCTCAACGCCTCGCGCAACTGA
- a CDS encoding zinc transporter ZntB has product MSRVFVFDGAKAHEISLEDFLARTDDAPFSWIHADGWREDARAVVSQCDHMPQAALSALLAQETRPRCTLMGHGALINLRGLGSGDDDSGDPLVSIRLWAEQARVISVSYRRLAAMESVTAQMLDGRIRDPGDLIAEFAQQITEALDPDVAELGDGLDEIESALTQHGPAEARRRVSEIRATAIGYRRFIAPQRQALERLSAAEAHWLEPDDRLHLQEAADRCARMAEELEAVRERSALAHEELTDLRAEQMNRQALIISIVALVFLPLTFLTGLLGMNVEGIPFAHAPWAFWGVVGVCVAMAAAIGGWFVATQWLK; this is encoded by the coding sequence ATAAGCCGGGTCTTTGTCTTCGACGGAGCCAAGGCGCACGAAATCTCGCTGGAGGATTTCCTCGCGCGGACGGACGATGCGCCGTTTAGCTGGATTCACGCCGATGGTTGGCGGGAGGATGCCCGCGCCGTCGTTTCCCAATGCGACCATATGCCCCAGGCTGCGCTGTCCGCGCTGTTGGCGCAGGAGACCCGACCGCGCTGTACGCTGATGGGGCATGGTGCGCTGATCAATCTGCGCGGGCTGGGTTCAGGGGATGACGATAGCGGTGATCCGCTGGTGTCGATCCGCCTCTGGGCGGAGCAGGCGCGCGTTATTTCTGTGAGTTACCGCCGGCTCGCCGCGATGGAGTCGGTCACGGCGCAGATGCTCGACGGCAGGATTCGCGATCCGGGCGACCTGATCGCCGAGTTCGCCCAGCAGATCACGGAGGCGCTGGACCCGGACGTCGCGGAACTGGGCGACGGGCTGGACGAGATTGAGAGCGCGCTGACCCAGCATGGTCCGGCCGAAGCGCGGCGGCGCGTGTCGGAAATCCGCGCGACCGCCATTGGCTATCGCCGTTTCATTGCGCCGCAGCGACAGGCCCTTGAACGGTTGTCCGCGGCGGAGGCGCATTGGCTGGAACCCGATGACCGGCTGCATTTGCAGGAAGCCGCCGACCGATGCGCGCGCATGGCCGAAGAACTGGAAGCGGTGCGCGAACGGTCTGCGCTGGCCCATGAAGAACTGACCGACCTGCGCGCCGAACAGATGAACCGGCAGGCGCTGATCATTTCGATCGTCGCGCTGGTGTTCCTGCCGCTGACCTTCCTGACCGGCCTGCTGGGCATGAATGTGGAGGGTATTCCCTTCGCCCATGCACCCTGGGCTTTCTGGGGCGTGGTGGGGGTCTGCGTTGCGATGGCGGCGGCGATCGGCGGCTGGTTCGTCGCGACGCAGTGGCTGAAGTGA
- a CDS encoding bifunctional precorrin-2 dehydrogenase/sirohydrochlorin ferrochelatase — translation MQSLPVFLRLQGRAVILTGEGEAADAKRRLLERAGARIVDEAAAAALAIVSDGDEAAVARLKARGILVNATDRPDLCDFTLPAIVDREPVLIAIGTGGASAGLAKALRQRIEAMLPARLGALATALHDARGAIRARWPDAAARRRAIDAGLAVGGVIDPLSDSASDDVPDWLAGGVEGKRSRLEPIKLLSADPDDLTLRAARLLGEADRVYHAPDVPTAILDRARADAVRIVASALPAEPGEGLSLWLEMMP, via the coding sequence ATGCAGAGCCTGCCCGTCTTCCTGCGATTGCAAGGGCGGGCCGTCATCCTGACGGGGGAAGGCGAGGCGGCGGATGCCAAGCGTCGCCTGTTGGAGCGGGCAGGCGCACGGATCGTCGACGAGGCGGCGGCGGCGGCGCTGGCCATCGTGTCGGATGGCGACGAGGCGGCCGTTGCGCGGCTCAAGGCACGCGGCATATTGGTGAATGCGACCGACAGGCCGGACCTTTGCGACTTCACTTTGCCCGCCATTGTCGACCGGGAGCCGGTGCTGATCGCCATTGGCACGGGGGGCGCTTCGGCGGGGCTGGCGAAAGCGCTTCGGCAGCGGATCGAGGCCATGCTGCCCGCGCGACTGGGCGCATTGGCGACGGCGCTTCACGATGCGCGCGGGGCGATCCGGGCGCGCTGGCCCGATGCGGCGGCCCGGCGGCGCGCGATTGATGCCGGGCTTGCTGTGGGCGGGGTGATCGATCCGTTGTCGGACAGCGCGTCGGATGATGTGCCGGACTGGCTGGCCGGCGGTGTCGAGGGCAAGCGTAGCCGGCTTGAACCGATCAAGCTGCTGTCCGCCGACCCCGATGATCTGACATTGCGGGCGGCCCGCCTGCTGGGCGAGGCGGATCGCGTCTATCACGCGCCCGATGTGCCCACCGCGATCCTCGACCGGGCGCGGGCCGATGCCGTCCGTATCGTGGCAAGCGCGCTGCCCGCTGAACCGGGCGAGGGCCTGTCGCTCTGGCTGGAGATGATGCCATAA
- the lysA gene encoding diaminopimelate decarboxylase gives MDHFNYVDGAMLVEQVPMAEIAARVGTPVYIYSTATLTRHVGVFREGLSQLDDPLIAFAVKANPNAAVLATLAKLGLGADVVSAGELLRAIAAGIPANRIVFSGVGKTADEMRIALEQGIYQFNLESEPEAEMLSEVALSMGKKAPVAYRINPDVDAGTHAKISTGKSENKFGIPYDRALASYAAARDLLGLDVQGVAVHIGSQLTDLKPLEAAFIKVGALIEKLRGEGHDIRTADLGGGLGVPYDPSQPLPPSPADYGAMVCQVTQGWNVRLMFEPGRLIVGNAGVLLSQVVRVKQGAQAPFVIVDAAMNDLLRPSLYDAWHDIRAVHPKGDRAAANVVGPVCETGDTFAMHRDMDVVGAGDLVAFMTAGAYGATMASTYNSRALTPEVLVSGDKWAVVRARPPIEALIKGDSIPDWVNS, from the coding sequence TTGGACCATTTCAACTATGTCGACGGCGCCATGCTGGTGGAGCAGGTGCCGATGGCGGAGATCGCCGCGCGGGTCGGTACGCCTGTCTACATCTATTCGACCGCGACGCTCACTCGCCATGTCGGCGTGTTTCGTGAAGGACTCTCGCAACTTGACGATCCGCTGATCGCCTTTGCGGTGAAGGCCAATCCCAATGCCGCCGTGCTGGCGACGCTGGCGAAGCTGGGGCTGGGTGCGGACGTGGTGTCGGCGGGCGAATTGCTGCGCGCCATCGCTGCGGGCATTCCGGCGAACCGCATCGTATTCTCCGGCGTCGGCAAGACCGCCGACGAAATGCGCATCGCGCTGGAACAGGGCATCTACCAGTTCAATCTGGAGAGCGAGCCTGAGGCGGAAATGCTCTCCGAAGTCGCGCTGTCGATGGGGAAGAAGGCCCCGGTCGCCTATCGCATCAACCCCGATGTCGACGCGGGCACCCATGCCAAGATTTCGACCGGCAAGTCGGAAAACAAGTTCGGCATTCCCTATGACCGCGCGCTGGCGAGCTATGCCGCCGCCCGCGATCTCCTCGGCCTGGATGTGCAGGGCGTCGCCGTGCATATCGGCAGCCAGCTCACGGACCTCAAGCCGCTGGAGGCCGCCTTCATCAAGGTCGGCGCGCTGATCGAGAAGCTGCGCGGCGAGGGCCATGACATCCGCACCGCCGATCTCGGCGGCGGGCTTGGCGTGCCTTATGACCCCTCGCAGCCCTTGCCGCCCAGCCCCGCCGACTATGGCGCCATGGTTTGCCAAGTGACGCAGGGCTGGAACGTCCGCCTGATGTTCGAGCCGGGCCGCCTGATCGTCGGCAATGCGGGCGTGCTGCTCTCGCAGGTGGTGCGGGTGAAGCAGGGCGCGCAGGCGCCGTTCGTGATCGTCGACGCGGCGATGAACGACCTGCTGCGTCCCAGCCTCTACGATGCCTGGCACGATATCCGCGCCGTCCATCCCAAGGGCGATCGCGCCGCCGCCAATGTCGTCGGGCCGGTGTGCGAGACGGGCGATACCTTCGCCATGCATCGCGACATGGATGTGGTGGGCGCGGGCGATCTGGTCGCCTTCATGACTGCGGGTGCCTATGGCGCGACCATGGCGAGCACCTATAACAGCCGCGCGCTGACCCCCGAAGTGCTGGTGTCGGGCGACAAATGGGCCGTGGTCCGCGCCCGCCCGCCGATTGAGGCGCTGATCAAGGGTGACAGCATCCCGGACTGGGTGAACAGCTGA